A genomic segment from bacterium encodes:
- a CDS encoding DUF177 domain-containing protein — protein MIDLVSVDISKIKQNIGSELFIEQDESLDTIEDIKLTSPISIKFHLVNIGESIRLRGNLKVDVLLQCSRCLEDFNFKLNRDFKIDLYETKCEKTEDYGGELQVEDIERIFYRQDNINLMEQIREQIILSLPIKPICQENCQGLCSHCGVNLNKTTCSQ, from the coding sequence ATGATTGATTTAGTTAGTGTTGACATCTCTAAAATAAAACAAAATATCGGCAGTGAACTCTTTATTGAACAAGATGAATCTCTTGACACAATTGAAGACATAAAACTTACCTCTCCTATTTCTATTAAATTCCATTTAGTTAATATCGGTGAGAGTATTAGACTTAGAGGTAATTTAAAAGTTGATGTTCTGCTTCAATGCAGTCGTTGTCTTGAAGATTTTAATTTTAAATTAAACCGGGATTTTAAAATAGATTTATACGAAACCAAATGTGAAAAAACAGAAGATTATGGAGGAGAATTACAAGTAGAGGACATAGAAAGGATTTTTTATCGCCAGGATAATATTAATTTAATGGAACAAATTCGAGAGCAAATAATATTATCGTTACCGATAAAACCAATTTGTCAAGAAAACTGTCAGGGATTGTGTAGTCATTGCGGCGTAAATTTGAATAAAACTACATGTAGTCAGTAG
- a CDS encoding four helix bundle protein, protein MENKIKVKSVEDFIVYQKAMKLFDEFIKEDLPVLSENFAGKELARQQIRSLDSICANMEEGYGRKAGKELKQFFRISRGSAGESKGRYIRCTKFLPAEIINKRVAQLDEIQAMLYTLVSKVYD, encoded by the coding sequence ATGGAGAACAAAATAAAAGTTAAAAGTGTAGAAGATTTTATTGTCTATCAGAAAGCAATGAAATTGTTTGACGAATTTATAAAAGAAGATTTACCAGTTTTGAGTGAAAATTTTGCTGGGAAAGAATTGGCAAGACAACAAATTAGAAGCCTTGATTCCATTTGTGCTAATATGGAAGAAGGTTATGGTCGTAAAGCAGGTAAAGAACTGAAACAATTTTTTAGGATTTCGCGTGGGTCAGCAGGTGAAAGTAAAGGTAGATATATCAGATGCACAAAATTTTTACCTGCAGAAATAATCAATAAGAGAGTAGCACAATTAGATGAAATACAAGCGATGTTATATACATTGGTTAGTAAAGTTTACGACTAA
- the rpmF gene encoding 50S ribosomal protein L32: protein MANPKRQTSKAKRDKRRSHWKITPVDISTCSQCGQPKLPHRICLNCGFYNGRVVLTIEEKKK, encoded by the coding sequence ATGGCTAATCCAAAACGACAAACATCAAAGGCAAAACGAGATAAAAGAAGAAGTCACTGGAAAATAACACCAGTAGATATTTCTACCTGTTCCCAATGTGGACAACCAAAATTACCTCATCGTATTTGTTTAAATTGTGGTTTTTACAACGGCCGCGTTGTATTAACAATAGAGGAAAAGAAAAAATAA
- a CDS encoding beta-ketoacyl-ACP synthase III: MKKDELRAVGIVGTGSYTPSKVLTNFDLEKMVDTSDEWIRTRSGISERRIAEDNQASSDLAVPAALAALEDAKVHPSKVEMIIVATVTPDMLFPSTACFIQHKIGAIHAACFDLSAACAGFSYALELAKNLIATHTYKTVLVIAADCLTKITDWTDRNTCVLFGDGAGAVVLQPVRKGTGILSSYLGADGSKTDKLQIPGGGSRNPISQKIIDERFHYIKMNGREVFKYAVDAMCKSARKALHLAHLDVSEVDLFIPHQANIRIIEAVDKRLHIGPDKVFVNLHKYGNMSAASTAVSIDEAKKQGRIKKGDIVLLSSFGGGLCWAGTVIRF; this comes from the coding sequence ATGAAAAAAGATGAATTAAGGGCAGTAGGTATAGTTGGCACAGGTTCTTATACACCTTCTAAAGTATTGACTAATTTTGACCTTGAGAAAATGGTTGATACTTCAGATGAGTGGATACGAACAAGGAGTGGCATAAGTGAGCGACGGATTGCTGAAGATAATCAGGCATCTTCGGATTTAGCCGTTCCAGCCGCATTAGCCGCTCTGGAAGATGCAAAAGTTCATCCTTCAAAGGTAGAAATGATTATTGTCGCCACCGTTACTCCGGATATGCTTTTTCCATCTACTGCTTGTTTTATTCAGCATAAAATAGGGGCGATTCATGCCGCCTGTTTTGATTTATCCGCCGCCTGTGCCGGGTTTAGTTATGCCTTAGAATTAGCCAAAAATCTAATTGCTACCCATACCTATAAGACTGTTTTGGTTATTGCCGCAGATTGCCTTACTAAAATTACCGATTGGACAGACCGTAATACCTGTGTTTTATTTGGTGATGGGGCTGGAGCAGTCGTGTTACAACCAGTCCGAAAAGGAACTGGAATCCTTAGTAGTTACTTAGGGGCTGATGGTTCCAAAACTGATAAATTGCAAATTCCTGGTGGCGGCAGCAGAAACCCTATCTCTCAAAAAATTATAGACGAAAGATTCCATTATATCAAAATGAATGGTAGAGAGGTATTCAAATATGCCGTTGATGCAATGTGTAAATCTGCAAGAAAGGCATTACATCTGGCTCATTTAGATGTTAGTGAGGTAGATTTATTCATTCCACATCAGGCTAATATCCGTATCATTGAAGCTGTAGATAAACGACTTCATATTGGTCCAGACAAAGTTTTTGTGAATTTACATAAATATGGTAATATGTCTGCGGCTTCTACGGCTGTCTCTATCGATGAAGCAAAAAAACAAGGTAGAATAAAAAAGGGCGATATTGTTTTATTAAGCTCTTTTGGTGGCGGACTTTGTTGGGCAGGAACAGTCATTCGATTTTAA
- the plsX gene encoding phosphate acyltransferase PlsX, protein MRIAVDAMGGDHAPQSIVAGVVEALNELKEVTQITLFGQEKAITNELARYQTKGLPIVIRDTKEIIEMHESPAQAVKTKKDSSIVVAIKALKQGEVDAFISAGNTGAVMAGALMYPGRLKGIFRPAIATLIPTLSGASILLDVGANVDCKPQHLLQFAIMGNVYAKDIMGKPNPKIGLLSIGEEEGKGNTLTSQTFDLLKHSSLNFIGNVEGRDIINGTVDVIVCDGFVGNVVLKFGESLAEMIISFLKQELSKSLSLKIGAFLSKPAFKKFKKLVDYSEYGGAPLLGIDGVCIICHGASSPKAVKNGIRVACEFINHQVNLHIEKGIKEG, encoded by the coding sequence ATGCGTATTGCAGTTGATGCTATGGGCGGAGACCATGCACCACAGTCTATTGTAGCTGGTGTGGTTGAGGCATTGAATGAGTTAAAAGAAGTAACTCAAATAACCTTATTTGGTCAAGAAAAGGCAATTACTAATGAATTGGCTCGTTATCAAACAAAAGGATTACCAATTGTCATCAGGGATACAAAAGAAATTATTGAAATGCATGAATCTCCGGCACAAGCAGTTAAAACTAAAAAAGATTCTTCAATTGTTGTCGCGATAAAGGCATTAAAACAAGGTGAGGTAGATGCCTTTATTTCAGCAGGTAATACTGGCGCGGTAATGGCAGGTGCTTTAATGTATCCTGGCAGACTAAAAGGTATTTTTAGACCTGCAATTGCAACACTTATTCCGACTTTATCCGGAGCATCCATACTTCTTGATGTGGGCGCTAATGTTGACTGCAAACCACAACATCTCTTACAATTTGCCATAATGGGTAATGTCTATGCCAAAGATATTATGGGAAAGCCCAATCCTAAAATAGGACTTTTAAGTATTGGGGAAGAAGAAGGTAAAGGGAATACACTTACTTCTCAGACATTTGACCTGCTAAAACACTCTTCTCTAAATTTTATCGGCAATGTTGAAGGAAGAGATATTATAAATGGCACGGTAGATGTAATTGTCTGTGATGGATTTGTGGGTAATGTGGTTTTAAAATTTGGTGAAAGTTTAGCCGAAATGATAATTAGCTTTTTAAAACAGGAATTATCTAAAAGTCTCAGTTTGAAGATTGGTGCTTTTCTTTCTAAACCTGCATTTAAAAAGTTTAAAAAATTAGTTGATTATTCAGAATATGGCGGAGCACCACTTTTAGGCATAGATGGTGTGTGTATTATTTGTCATGGTGCTTCTTCTCCGAAGGCAGTAAAGAATGGAATCAGGGTAGCTTGCGAATTTATTAACCATCAAGTCAATCTTCATATCGAAAAAGGAATTAAAGAGGGATAG